The following proteins come from a genomic window of Trifolium pratense cultivar HEN17-A07 linkage group LG4, ARS_RC_1.1, whole genome shotgun sequence:
- the LOC123922674 gene encoding chromatin structure-remodeling complex protein SYD-like: MHKLIQDSKDEPAKLAAKLYAILQHMQSTGKEHSMPYQVISRAMETMINQHGLDIEALQSSRLPLIGGPQIGTSSQVVGGGAKDSRAGLAENEAPKMEPFAFGRPPIAPTSGAPDYYQGTVAQRSNQSFDQGSPSSLDSRSANSQSQDRRDAANWDKQVNQKDGKKGVTKRKRGDSTSPVEMHVDGSSPVDPRNTGVTSWKGKMIKVEPSDSIPAKSGEMTNFNAVPNNSQM; the protein is encoded by the exons ATGCATAAACTTATTCAAGATTCTAAAGATGAGCCAGCCAAGTTGGCTGCTAAACTCTATGCG ATACTACAACATATGCAATCGACCGGGAAGGAACATTCGATGCCATATCAAGTAATATCAAG GGCGATGGAGACTATGATCAACCAAC ATGGTCTTGATATTGAAGCATTGCAGTCATCACGTCTTCCTTTAATTGGTGGTCCTCAAATAG GAACTTCTTCACAAGTTGTGGGTGGTGGTGCAAAGGATTCTAGAGCAGGTTTGGCTGAAAATGAGGCTCCCAAAATGGAACCCTTTGCTTTTGGTCGACCACCAATTGCCCCAACTAGTGGAGCTCCTGATTATTATCAAGGAACTGTAGCTCAGCGGAGTAATCAATCTTTTGATCAAGGAAGTCCCTCTAGTTTGGATTCTAGGTCTGCTAACTCACAGTCACAAGACAGACGTGATGCTGCCAACTGGGATAAACAGGTGAATCAAAAGGATGGTAAGAAAGGTGTCACAAAAAGAAAGAGGGGAGATTCAACATCACCTGTGGAAATGCATGTTGACGGTTCATCTCCAGTGGATCCTCGCAACACTGGTGTCACTTCATGGAAGGGGAAAATGATCAAGGTCGAACCATCAGATAGTATTCCAGCTAAAAGTGGTGAAATGACCAACTTTAATGCGGTTCCAAATAATAGTCAAATGTAG
- the LOC123921666 gene encoding uncharacterized protein LOC123921666 — protein sequence MDCNKEEALRAKAIAEKKMESRDFVAARKFALKAQKLYPVLENIAQMLVICDVHCSAEQKVIDDETDWYGILQLEHTAGDTMIKKQYRKFALQLHPDKNKFAGAEAAFKLIGEAQRVLLDREKRTRYDMKLKAKKTAMPHHNPQKVPTNFNSAMKNNARPNFTNSNTQQQQQQQQQNKQPAQQQNGGRSTFWTACPFCSVKYQYYREVLNKPLRCQHCHKPFVAYIVDIQGTSRTTNSSQQASKENVGSQGNSHAEKSNTNPFKNKVPVGVSRKSNVKRNWNQVNESSQSSDSTSSSDSSDSEVERMGGYGFPGVRNHSTEQQPRSVRQKHKVSYGDNMSNNDNDLSKKGHENRSACGDGQSHGEKTKTKDQNGLTADPRDEHEKVKQKQDFHFKESSLDRNEEKKRASGKEAVGGSKHMDETSENSSPNSMCNTTTLPNAYAYFNAEFSDFDKNKKKECFAPGQIWAIYDAKDGMPRLYALIRKVFSPGFKLQATWLESHPDDKDEIKWVGEDLPVACGKFKLGATDIFEDHQLFSHLVQCERIGRNTFHVYPRKGETWALLKNWDIKWYMDAESHKQYEYEFVEILSDYANGEGVHVAYLGKLKGFVSLFFRIMREDNQMFQIPSLELFRFSHMVPSFKMTGQEGVGVHLGYLELDPASLPMDLEEIADPQNLDVKIGHGSCGSDNAGSSKISKPLMTPDKVISTPKFNVETSNMTEIKDSFDDIDDCHACPASTPEAFEIPDAQFFNFETGRSLDKFQIGQIWAFYSDEDEMPKYYGQIKEIETSPDLKLHVYWLACCWLPENTIKWEDEDMLISCGRFNVIKTNDFLSTYSNLSCISHQVQADAIGRNYAIYPKKGEVWALYRNWSNKIKCSDLKNWEYDIVEVLGEADLFIETLVLEKVSGFSSVFRGKSNEGSSVNLRISRKELLRFSHQIPAFKLTEQHDGNLRGFWELDPGAVPPSFLWP from the coding sequence ATGGACTGCAACAAAGAAGAGGCCTTAAGGGCCAAGGCCATTGCTGAAAAGAAGATGGAAAGCAGGGATTTCGTGGCGGCTCGAAAGTTTGCTCTTAAGGCTCAGAAGCTGTATCCTGTTTTGGAAAACATAGCTCAAATGCTTGTTATTTGTGATGTGCACTGCTCTGCTGAGCAGAAAGTGATTGATGATGAGACTGATTGGTATGGAATTCTTCAGCTAGAACACACAGCTGGTGATACAATGATTAAGAAGCAGTACCGAAAGTTTGCTCTTCAACTTCATCCTGATAAAAACAAGTTTGCTGGTGCAGAAGCTGCATTTAAGCTGATTGGGGAAGCTCAAAGAGTGCTTTTAGACAGAGAAAAACGAACTAGATATGACATGAAGCTTAAAGCGAAAAAAACTGCTATGCCACATCATAATCCACAGAAGGTTCCTACGAATTTCAATTCTGCAATGAAAAACAATGCCAGGCCCAATTTTACAAACTCGAACAcccagcagcagcagcagcagcagcagcaaaaTAAGCAGCCCGCGCAGCAGCAAAATGGTGGGCGCAGTACTTTTTGGACTGCTTGTCCGTTTTGTTCTGTGAAGTATCAATACTACAGAGAAGTATTAAATAAACCTCTTCGCTGTCAACACTGCCATAAGCCATTTGTTGCATATATTGTGGATATACAAGGTACATCACGGACAACTAACTCAAGTCAGCAAGCTTCCAAGGAGAATGTTGGATCTCAAGGCAACTCGCATGCTGAGAAATCCAATACAAACCCTTTCAAGAATAAAGTCCCGGTTGGTGTCTCTAGAAAGTCAAATGTGAAGAGAAACTGGAATCAAGTGAATGAATCCAGTCAAAGCTCTGATTCTACAAGCAGCAGTGATTCTAGTGATTCTGAAGTTGAAAGAATGGGTGGGTATGGTTTTCCTGGTGTAAGAAATCATTCAACTGAGCAGCAACCAAGATCTGTGCGACAGAAGCACAAGGTTTCCTACGGTGATAATATGAGCAACAATGACAATGACTTATCAAAAAAGGGTCATGAGAATAGATCAGCTTGTGGTGATGGTCAAAGTCATGGCGagaaaactaaaactaaagatCAGAATGGTTTAACAGCCGATCCAAGAGATGAACATGAAAAGGTAAAACAGAAACAGGATTTTCATTTTAAAGAGAGCTCACTGGATAGAAATGAGGAAAAAAAGAGGGCTAGTGGAAAAGAAGCTGTGGGAGGGTCGAAGCATATGGACGAAACTTCAGAGAATTCTTCTCCAAATTCAATGTGCAATACAACAACTCTTCCTAATGCTTATGCCTATTTCAATGCAGAGTTCAGTGATTTTgacaagaacaaaaaaaaagaatgttttGCACCTGGGCAGATTTGGGCTATCTATGATGCAAAAGATGGCATGCCTAGATTATACGCTTTGATCAGAAAAGTTTTCTCTCCTGGATTTAAGTTGCAGGCAACATGGCTTGAATCACATCCAGATGACAAAGATGAAATCAAGTGGGTAGGTGAGGATTTGCCGGTTGCTTGTGGGAAATTTAAACTTGGTGCCACTGATATCTTTGAAGATCATCAGCTGTTTTCTCATCTGGTTCAATGCGAAAGGATTGGCCGCAATACTTTTCATGTGTATCCTAGAAAGGGAGAAACGTGGGCTCTTCTTAAAAATTGGGATATTAAATGGTACATGGATGCGGAATCTCATAAGCAGTATgaatatgagtttgttgaaatcCTATCAGATTATGCCAATGGTGAGGGTGTACATGTTGCGTACTTGGGTAAATTGAAAGGTTTTGTAAGCCTCTTCTTTCGAATTATGAGAGAAGATAATCAGATGTTTCAAATTCCATCCCTGGAGTTATTTAGATTCTCTCACATGGTTCCATCTTTCAAAATGACTGGTCAGGAAGGAGTTGGTGTTCATTTAGGATATTTAGAACTTGATCCTGCATCTTTACCAATGGATCTTGAAGAGATTGCTGATCCTCAAAATTTGGATGTCAAGATTGGGCATGGTTCATGTGGCAGTGATAATGCAGGATcttcaaaaatatcaaaaccCTTGATGACCCCTGACAAAGTTATATCCACTCCCAAGTTTAATGTTGAAACAAGCAACATGACTGAGATAAAGGATTCTTTTGATGATATCGATGACTGCCATGCTTGTCCAGCTTCAACCCCAGAAGCTTTTGAAATTCCAGATGCTCAGTTCTTCAATTTTGAAACTGGGAGGTCCCTTGATAAGTTCCAGATTGGTCAAATATGGGCATTTTACAGTGACGAGGATGAAATGCCAAAATACTATGGTCAGATTAAAGAAATTGAGACTAGCCCTGATCTTAAATTGCATGTTTATTGGCTCGCTTGCTGTTGGCTACCAGAGAATACTATTAAATGGGAAGATGAAGATATGCTTATTTCATGTGGCAGATTTAATGTCATTAAAACAAATGATTTTCTCTCTACTTACAGTAACCTGTCTTGTATTTCACATCAAGTACAAGCTGATGCTATTGGTAGGAATTATGCCATCTATCCGAAAAAAGGCGAAGTATGGGCTCTTTATAGGAATTGGTCAAACAAAATCAAGTGTTCTGACCTGAAAAATTGGGAGTATGACATAGTGGAAGTTCTTGGAGAAGCTGATTTGTTTATAGAGACTTTAGTTTTAGAGAAGGTTAGTGGTTTTAGTTCTGTCTTCAGAGGCAAATCAAATGAAGGTTCTTCCGTCAACCTGAGAATATCCAGAAAAGAATTGCTGAGGTTCTCTCACCAAATTCCAGCTTTCAAACTGACAGAACAGCATGACGGCAATCTGAGAGGATTCTGGGAGCTTGATCCAGGAGCAGTACCACCTTCATTCCTATGGCCTTAG
- the LOC123919456 gene encoding pentatricopeptide repeat-containing protein At2g36980, mitochondrial has product MRAYLIRVTSEIVSLARSGRICHARKLFDEMPQRDSVAWNAMLTAYSHLGLYQQSLGLFDCMRFSDSKPDNFSYSAAISSCAGAFDIHFGTKVHALVIVSGYRSSLPVTNSLIDMYGKCLNPSDARKVFDEMNYSNDVTWCSLLFAYANSCKFGMAFDIFRSMPEKVEISWNIIIAAHARCGEVEECLHLFKEMCGTLYQPDQWTFSALVNACAESMQLLYGCMVHCFVIKSGWSTAMEVNNSIVSFYSKLECHGDAVKVFNSGGAFNQVSWNAIIDAHMKVGDTQKALLAFQQAPEKNIVSWTSMIVGYTRNGNGDLALSLFLDMKKNSFQLDDLVAGAVLHACASLAILVNGKMVHSCIIHLGLDKYLFVGNSLINMYAKCGDIEGSRLAFCNINEKDLVSWNSMLFAFGLNGKGNEAICMFREMVASGVRPDEVTFTGLLMTCSHLGLIDEGFAFFKSMSSEFGLVQGMDHVACVVDMLGRGGYVTEAQSLAKRYSKTNRDRTNSCEVLLGACHTHGDLGTGSYVGEYVKNLEPKKEVGYVLLSNMYCASGMWEEAEIVRKEMMDQGVKKVPGCSWIEIRNVVTAFVSGNNSYPCMDDISKILHFLELEMRHTWPISFDIE; this is encoded by the coding sequence ATGCGTGCTTATTTGATCCGTGTTACATCTGAGATTGTGTCATTAGCACGTTCAGGCAGAATTTGTCACGCACGTAaactgtttgatgaaatgcctcAACGAGATTCAGTGGCTTGGAATGCCATGTTAACTGCCTATTCTCATCTTGGACTTTACCAACAAAGTCTTGGTCTCTTCGATTGCATGAGATTCTCCGATTCCAAACCCGATAACTTCTCCTACTCTGCAGCCATAAGTTCATGTGCGGGTGCATTCGATATTCATTTTGGAACAAAAGTTCATGCTTTGGTTATTGTTTCAGGGTACCGATCTTCTCTTCCTGTCACTAACTCTCTCATCGATATGTATGGCAAGTGTTTGAATCCAAGTGATGCAAGAAAAGTGTTTGATGAGATGAATTATAGTAATGATGTGACATGGTGTTCACTTCTGTTTGCTTATGCAAACTCTTGTAAGTTTGGTATGGCTTTTGATATTTTTCGTAGCATGCCTGAAAAAGTAGAAATTTCTTGGAATATAATTATTGCAGCTCATGCTCGTTGTGGTGAAGTTGAAGAATGCTTACATCTGTTTAAAGAGATGTGTGGGACTCTATATCAGCCAGACCAATGGACTTTCAGTGCTCTCGTGAATGCTTGTGCTGAGTCGATGCAATTGTTATACGGATGCATGGTGCATTGTTTTGTGATTAAATCTGGTTGGAGCACTGCTATGGAGGTAAATAACTCAATTGTAAGCTTTTATTCTAAGTTAGAATGTCACGGTGATGCTGTGAAGGTGTTTAACTCTGGCGGTGCTTTTAATCAAGTGTCTTGGAATGCAATCATTGATGCCCATATGAAAGTAGGGGATACCCAGAAAGCTCTTCTTGCTTTCCAGCAAGCCCCTGAGAAAAATATTGTATCTTGGACTTCTATGATTGTTGGGTATACGAGAAATGGGAATGGAGATTTAGCTTTAAGTTTGTTTTTAGACATGAAAAAGAACTCTTTTCAACTTGATGATTTAGTAGCCGGAGCAGTTCTTCATGCTTGTGCTAGCTTGGCAATCCTAGTTAATGGAAAAATGGTCCACAGTTGCATAATTCATCTTGGTTTAgacaaatatttatttgttgGCAATAGCTTGATTAATATGTATGCTAAATGTGGGGACATAGAAGGTTCGAGACTCGCATTTTGTAACATTAATGAGAAGGACCTggtttcttggaattcaatgttgTTTGCATTTGGACTAAATGGAAAGGGTAACGAAGCTATATGCATGTTCAGAGAAATGGTGGCATCTGGTGTAAGACCTGATGAAGTAACCTTCACAGGGCTGCTAATGACTTGCAGCCACTTGGGGCTTATAGATGAAGGATTTGCTTTCTTTAAATCAATGAGTTCGGAATTTGGACTTGTCCAAGGAATGGATCATGTGGCATGCGTGGTGGATATGCTCGGTCGAGGCGGGTATGTAACCGAAGCACAAAGTTTAGCTAAGAGGTATTCAAAGACAAATAGAGATAGGACAAATTCATGTGAGGTTCTACTTGGAGCATGTCATACACATGGCGATTTAGGAACAGGGAGCTATGTGGGAGAATATGTAAAGAACTTGGAGCCTAAAAAAGAGGTTGGTTATGTATTGTTGTCAAATATGTATTGTGCTAGTGGGATGTGGGAGGAAGCTGAGATAGTAAGAAAGGAAATGATGGATCAAGGGGTGAAGAAAGTGCCTGGTTGTAGTTGGATTGAGATAAGAAATGTGGTGACTGCATTTGTATCAGGAAACAATTCATATCCTTGCATGGATGATATATCTAAGATACTACATTTCCTTGAATTAGAAATGAGACACACATGGCCCATTAGTTTTGATATTGAATGA